One genomic window of Aethina tumida isolate Nest 87 chromosome 3, icAetTumi1.1, whole genome shotgun sequence includes the following:
- the LOC109599908 gene encoding hormone receptor 4 isoform X1 encodes MSSLGIMTLTRAPCELDKMSLFQDLKLKRRKVDSRCSSDGESVADTSTSSPDLVGPPSPKMSTETVCGASPPSPDSTPVQLHLPPEPTLDKISSRLEDSGVFDGGGGPGGGLGPGGGTASVIRTLPVVRSQSPPIRPAPTASPSQPPRPHSSPGRPANTSPVIKHNPLLLQTSTLSRTIQPPIAISQEPTSSSPPSMLKPRGVIISQQQPALSQNQLWLKHSRINGVKPELIGGSFGGPTAITHFPEIKSPSSPMPRPSGNVPARQTPTVIMGEAGGVRTMIWSQPSMCTTPTSPLDPPLNPTTSGWSPSNVNMTNPEESAAQMLLNLGQDRLRLPVSRTIVSPQPPTSGHFTNAPLNMERLWAGDLRQLPINQQAQALNLTSASPGPPNIYGTQNIYGAPADVKLMGLGETMTAEQHEGDDEEQPMICMICEDKATGLHYGIITCEGCKGFFKRTVQNRRVYTCVADGNCEITKAQRNRCQYCRFKKCIEQGMVLQAVREDRMPGGRNSGAVYNLYKVKYKKHKKPCKQQQQTAAAAQKAAAAAALGGGGGSVAGPQQQQLKSEQQQFKAEQQQLKAEQQPAGIPPNLVNGTILKTALTNPSEVVRLRQRLDSAVSSSRDRNFSIEYSLSMIKTLIDCDEFQDIATLQNLDDLLDHNTDLSEKLCHIGDSIVYKLVQWTKRLPFYLELPVEVHTRLLTHKWHELLVLTTSAYQAIHKAADTMPPTTVIDTDFNQEVEANLCTLQSCLTSMMGREITIEQLRQDVGLMIEKITHVTMMFRQIKLTMEEYVCLKVITMLNQAKPASSSGNSELESIHERYMTCLRVYTQHMYPQQTTRFQDLLVRLPEIQSAASLLLESKMFYVPFLLNSAIQR; translated from the exons ATGTCTTCTTTAG GAATTATGACCCTTACGCGTGCCCCGTGTGAGCTCGACAAGATGAGCCTTTTCCAAGATCTGAAACTGAAGAGAAGAAAAGTAGATTCGCGTTGTAGCAGTGACG GCGAATCGGTCGCCGACACTAGCACCTCGTCCCCAGATCTCGTCGGGCCGCCGTCACCCAAGATGTCAACGGAAACGGTGTGCGGTGCCTCGCCCCCCAGCCCCGACTCGACGCCCGTCCAGCTGCACTTACCACCGGAACCAACGCTGGACAAGATCTCGAGCCGACTGGAGGACAGCGGAGTCTTCGACGGCGGCGGCGGACCAGGTGGCGGCCTAGGACCAGGGGGCGGTACTGCGAGTGTTATACGAACGTTACCCGTCGTCCGGTCTCAAAGTCCGCCCATCAGACCAGCACCCACCGCCAGCCCCTCGCAA CCTCCAAGGCCGCACAGTTCGCCCGGACGGCCTGCCAACACCAGTCCCGTCATCAAACACAACCCGCTCCTCCTGCAAACCAGCACCCTGTCGCGGACAATCCAACCCCCCATCGCCATCAGTCAAGAGCCCACGTCGTCGTCACCACCTTCGATGCTGAAACCGCGAGGCGTCATCATCAGTCAACAGCAACCCGCACTATCCCAAAACCAGCTGTGGCTGAAACACTCACGGATAAACGGCGTGAAGCCGGAACTGATAGGAGGCAGCTTCGGCGGACCGACGGCCATCACGCATTTCCCCGAGATAAAGTCGCCGAGCAGTCCCATGCCGCGGCCTAGTGGCAACGTGCCCGCGCGACAGACGCCCACAGTGATAATGGGCGAGGCGGGCGGCGTGAGAACAATGATCTGGTCGCAGCCGTCGATGTGCACGACACCCACCTCGCCACTGGATCCGCCGCTTAATCCCACGACGTCCGGATGGTCGCCGTCCAACGTCAACATGACGAACCCGGAAGAAAGCGCAGCTCAAATGTTACTGAATCTAGGCCAGGACCGGCTCAGGTTGCCGGTAAGTCGGACGATCGTCAGTCCGCAGCCGCCCACTTCCGGTCACTTCACGAACGCACCCCTCAACATGGAGCGACTGTGGGCCGGCGATCTGCGACAGCTGCCCATCAACCAGCAGGCGCAGGCCCTCAATCTCACATCAGCTTCGCCGGGACCGCCGAACATTTACGGGACGCAGAACATTTACGGAGCACCGGCCGACGTGAAGCTGATGGGTCTCGGCGAAACGATGACGGCCGAGCAGCACGAGGGCGACGACGAAGAACAACCTATGATTTGTATGATATGTGAGGACAAGGCGACCGGGTTACATTACGGTATAATTACGTGCGAGGGTTGCAAAGGTTTTTTTAAGCGGACCGTCCAAAACCGGAGAGTGTATACGTGTGTCGCGGACGGGAACTGTGAGATTACTAAAGCGCAAAGGAACAGATGTCAGTACTGTCGGTTTAAGAAGTGCATCGAACAAGGGATGGTCCTCCAAG cgGTGCGCGAGGACCGGATGCCGGGAGGTCGCAACAGCGGCGCGGTGTACAACCTGTACAAGGTCAAGTACAAGAAGCACAAGAAGCCCTGCAAACAGCAGCAGCAAACCGCAGCTGCGGCTCAAAAGGCTGCGGCCGCCGCCGCCCTTGGTGGTGGCGGTGGTTCGGTCGCTGGTCCGCAGCAGCAACAGCTGAAGTCGGAACAGCAACAGTTCAAGGCGGAACAGCAGCAGCTTAAGGCCGAACAACAGCCGGCCGGGATACCACCCAACCTAGTCAACGGGACCATACTCAAGACGGCTCTCACCAATCCCAGTGAG GTTGTACGCCTGCGACAGCGGCTGGACAGCGCGGTGAGCAGTTCGCGGGACCGCAACTTCTCGATCGAATACTCCCTGTCGATGATAAAGACTTTGATAGACTGTGATGAGTTCCAAGATATCGCGACGCTGCAGAATCTGGACGACCTGCTGGACCACAACACGGACCTGAGCGAGAAGCTGTGCCACATCGGCGACTCGATTGTTTATAAGCTGGTGCAGTGGACGAAGAGGCTGCCCTTTTATCTCGAGCTGCCGGTCGAGGTGCACACCAGACTACTGACGCACAAGTGGCACGAGCTACTTGTGCTCACCACGTCCGCCTACCAGGCCATACACAAGGCCGCCGACACAATGCCGCCCACCACCGTCATCGACACCGATTTCAATCAGGAG GTGGAGGCGAACTTGTGCACGCTTCAGAGCTGCTTAACATCAATGATGGGCCGTGAAATTACAATAGAGCAACTGCGACAAGACGTAGGGTTAATGATTGAGAAAATTACGCATGTCACCATGATGTTTAGgcaaattaaattgacaatGGAAGAATACGTGTGCCTTAAAGTAATAACCATGCTAAATCAAG cAAAACCTGCCAGTAGTTCGGGTAATAGTGAATTGGAAAGTATACACGAGCGATACATGACGTGCCTCCGTGTTTATACACAACACATGTACCCTCAACAAACTACACGATTCCAAGACTTACTAGTTAGGTTACCAGag
- the LOC109599908 gene encoding hormone receptor 4 isoform X3, with amino-acid sequence MSTETVCGASPPSPDSTPVQLHLPPEPTLDKISSRLEDSGVFDGGGGPGGGLGPGGGTASVIRTLPVVRSQSPPIRPAPTASPSQPPRPHSSPGRPANTSPVIKHNPLLLQTSTLSRTIQPPIAISQEPTSSSPPSMLKPRGVIISQQQPALSQNQLWLKHSRINGVKPELIGGSFGGPTAITHFPEIKSPSSPMPRPSGNVPARQTPTVIMGEAGGVRTMIWSQPSMCTTPTSPLDPPLNPTTSGWSPSNVNMTNPEESAAQMLLNLGQDRLRLPVSRTIVSPQPPTSGHFTNAPLNMERLWAGDLRQLPINQQAQALNLTSASPGPPNIYGTQNIYGAPADVKLMGLGETMTAEQHEGDDEEQPMICMICEDKATGLHYGIITCEGCKGFFKRTVQNRRVYTCVADGNCEITKAQRNRCQYCRFKKCIEQGMVLQAVREDRMPGGRNSGAVYNLYKVKYKKHKKPCKQQQQTAAAAQKAAAAAALGGGGGSVAGPQQQQLKSEQQQFKAEQQQLKAEQQPAGIPPNLVNGTILKTALTNPSEVVRLRQRLDSAVSSSRDRNFSIEYSLSMIKTLIDCDEFQDIATLQNLDDLLDHNTDLSEKLCHIGDSIVYKLVQWTKRLPFYLELPVEVHTRLLTHKWHELLVLTTSAYQAIHKAADTMPPTTVIDTDFNQEVEANLCTLQSCLTSMMGREITIEQLRQDVGLMIEKITHVTMMFRQIKLTMEEYVCLKVITMLNQAKPASSSGNSELESIHERYMTCLRVYTQHMYPQQTTRFQDLLVRLPEIQSAASLLLESKMFYVPFLLNSAIQR; translated from the exons ATGTCAACGGAAACGGTGTGCGGTGCCTCGCCCCCCAGCCCCGACTCGACGCCCGTCCAGCTGCACTTACCACCGGAACCAACGCTGGACAAGATCTCGAGCCGACTGGAGGACAGCGGAGTCTTCGACGGCGGCGGCGGACCAGGTGGCGGCCTAGGACCAGGGGGCGGTACTGCGAGTGTTATACGAACGTTACCCGTCGTCCGGTCTCAAAGTCCGCCCATCAGACCAGCACCCACCGCCAGCCCCTCGCAA CCTCCAAGGCCGCACAGTTCGCCCGGACGGCCTGCCAACACCAGTCCCGTCATCAAACACAACCCGCTCCTCCTGCAAACCAGCACCCTGTCGCGGACAATCCAACCCCCCATCGCCATCAGTCAAGAGCCCACGTCGTCGTCACCACCTTCGATGCTGAAACCGCGAGGCGTCATCATCAGTCAACAGCAACCCGCACTATCCCAAAACCAGCTGTGGCTGAAACACTCACGGATAAACGGCGTGAAGCCGGAACTGATAGGAGGCAGCTTCGGCGGACCGACGGCCATCACGCATTTCCCCGAGATAAAGTCGCCGAGCAGTCCCATGCCGCGGCCTAGTGGCAACGTGCCCGCGCGACAGACGCCCACAGTGATAATGGGCGAGGCGGGCGGCGTGAGAACAATGATCTGGTCGCAGCCGTCGATGTGCACGACACCCACCTCGCCACTGGATCCGCCGCTTAATCCCACGACGTCCGGATGGTCGCCGTCCAACGTCAACATGACGAACCCGGAAGAAAGCGCAGCTCAAATGTTACTGAATCTAGGCCAGGACCGGCTCAGGTTGCCGGTAAGTCGGACGATCGTCAGTCCGCAGCCGCCCACTTCCGGTCACTTCACGAACGCACCCCTCAACATGGAGCGACTGTGGGCCGGCGATCTGCGACAGCTGCCCATCAACCAGCAGGCGCAGGCCCTCAATCTCACATCAGCTTCGCCGGGACCGCCGAACATTTACGGGACGCAGAACATTTACGGAGCACCGGCCGACGTGAAGCTGATGGGTCTCGGCGAAACGATGACGGCCGAGCAGCACGAGGGCGACGACGAAGAACAACCTATGATTTGTATGATATGTGAGGACAAGGCGACCGGGTTACATTACGGTATAATTACGTGCGAGGGTTGCAAAGGTTTTTTTAAGCGGACCGTCCAAAACCGGAGAGTGTATACGTGTGTCGCGGACGGGAACTGTGAGATTACTAAAGCGCAAAGGAACAGATGTCAGTACTGTCGGTTTAAGAAGTGCATCGAACAAGGGATGGTCCTCCAAG cgGTGCGCGAGGACCGGATGCCGGGAGGTCGCAACAGCGGCGCGGTGTACAACCTGTACAAGGTCAAGTACAAGAAGCACAAGAAGCCCTGCAAACAGCAGCAGCAAACCGCAGCTGCGGCTCAAAAGGCTGCGGCCGCCGCCGCCCTTGGTGGTGGCGGTGGTTCGGTCGCTGGTCCGCAGCAGCAACAGCTGAAGTCGGAACAGCAACAGTTCAAGGCGGAACAGCAGCAGCTTAAGGCCGAACAACAGCCGGCCGGGATACCACCCAACCTAGTCAACGGGACCATACTCAAGACGGCTCTCACCAATCCCAGTGAG GTTGTACGCCTGCGACAGCGGCTGGACAGCGCGGTGAGCAGTTCGCGGGACCGCAACTTCTCGATCGAATACTCCCTGTCGATGATAAAGACTTTGATAGACTGTGATGAGTTCCAAGATATCGCGACGCTGCAGAATCTGGACGACCTGCTGGACCACAACACGGACCTGAGCGAGAAGCTGTGCCACATCGGCGACTCGATTGTTTATAAGCTGGTGCAGTGGACGAAGAGGCTGCCCTTTTATCTCGAGCTGCCGGTCGAGGTGCACACCAGACTACTGACGCACAAGTGGCACGAGCTACTTGTGCTCACCACGTCCGCCTACCAGGCCATACACAAGGCCGCCGACACAATGCCGCCCACCACCGTCATCGACACCGATTTCAATCAGGAG GTGGAGGCGAACTTGTGCACGCTTCAGAGCTGCTTAACATCAATGATGGGCCGTGAAATTACAATAGAGCAACTGCGACAAGACGTAGGGTTAATGATTGAGAAAATTACGCATGTCACCATGATGTTTAGgcaaattaaattgacaatGGAAGAATACGTGTGCCTTAAAGTAATAACCATGCTAAATCAAG cAAAACCTGCCAGTAGTTCGGGTAATAGTGAATTGGAAAGTATACACGAGCGATACATGACGTGCCTCCGTGTTTATACACAACACATGTACCCTCAACAAACTACACGATTCCAAGACTTACTAGTTAGGTTACCAGag
- the LOC109599908 gene encoding hormone receptor 4 isoform X2, producing the protein MTLTRAPCELDKMSLFQDLKLKRRKVDSRCSSDGESVADTSTSSPDLVGPPSPKMSTETVCGASPPSPDSTPVQLHLPPEPTLDKISSRLEDSGVFDGGGGPGGGLGPGGGTASVIRTLPVVRSQSPPIRPAPTASPSQPPRPHSSPGRPANTSPVIKHNPLLLQTSTLSRTIQPPIAISQEPTSSSPPSMLKPRGVIISQQQPALSQNQLWLKHSRINGVKPELIGGSFGGPTAITHFPEIKSPSSPMPRPSGNVPARQTPTVIMGEAGGVRTMIWSQPSMCTTPTSPLDPPLNPTTSGWSPSNVNMTNPEESAAQMLLNLGQDRLRLPVSRTIVSPQPPTSGHFTNAPLNMERLWAGDLRQLPINQQAQALNLTSASPGPPNIYGTQNIYGAPADVKLMGLGETMTAEQHEGDDEEQPMICMICEDKATGLHYGIITCEGCKGFFKRTVQNRRVYTCVADGNCEITKAQRNRCQYCRFKKCIEQGMVLQAVREDRMPGGRNSGAVYNLYKVKYKKHKKPCKQQQQTAAAAQKAAAAAALGGGGGSVAGPQQQQLKSEQQQFKAEQQQLKAEQQPAGIPPNLVNGTILKTALTNPSEVVRLRQRLDSAVSSSRDRNFSIEYSLSMIKTLIDCDEFQDIATLQNLDDLLDHNTDLSEKLCHIGDSIVYKLVQWTKRLPFYLELPVEVHTRLLTHKWHELLVLTTSAYQAIHKAADTMPPTTVIDTDFNQEVEANLCTLQSCLTSMMGREITIEQLRQDVGLMIEKITHVTMMFRQIKLTMEEYVCLKVITMLNQAKPASSSGNSELESIHERYMTCLRVYTQHMYPQQTTRFQDLLVRLPEIQSAASLLLESKMFYVPFLLNSAIQR; encoded by the exons ATGACCCTTACGCGTGCCCCGTGTGAGCTCGACAAGATGAGCCTTTTCCAAGATCTGAAACTGAAGAGAAGAAAAGTAGATTCGCGTTGTAGCAGTGACG GCGAATCGGTCGCCGACACTAGCACCTCGTCCCCAGATCTCGTCGGGCCGCCGTCACCCAAGATGTCAACGGAAACGGTGTGCGGTGCCTCGCCCCCCAGCCCCGACTCGACGCCCGTCCAGCTGCACTTACCACCGGAACCAACGCTGGACAAGATCTCGAGCCGACTGGAGGACAGCGGAGTCTTCGACGGCGGCGGCGGACCAGGTGGCGGCCTAGGACCAGGGGGCGGTACTGCGAGTGTTATACGAACGTTACCCGTCGTCCGGTCTCAAAGTCCGCCCATCAGACCAGCACCCACCGCCAGCCCCTCGCAA CCTCCAAGGCCGCACAGTTCGCCCGGACGGCCTGCCAACACCAGTCCCGTCATCAAACACAACCCGCTCCTCCTGCAAACCAGCACCCTGTCGCGGACAATCCAACCCCCCATCGCCATCAGTCAAGAGCCCACGTCGTCGTCACCACCTTCGATGCTGAAACCGCGAGGCGTCATCATCAGTCAACAGCAACCCGCACTATCCCAAAACCAGCTGTGGCTGAAACACTCACGGATAAACGGCGTGAAGCCGGAACTGATAGGAGGCAGCTTCGGCGGACCGACGGCCATCACGCATTTCCCCGAGATAAAGTCGCCGAGCAGTCCCATGCCGCGGCCTAGTGGCAACGTGCCCGCGCGACAGACGCCCACAGTGATAATGGGCGAGGCGGGCGGCGTGAGAACAATGATCTGGTCGCAGCCGTCGATGTGCACGACACCCACCTCGCCACTGGATCCGCCGCTTAATCCCACGACGTCCGGATGGTCGCCGTCCAACGTCAACATGACGAACCCGGAAGAAAGCGCAGCTCAAATGTTACTGAATCTAGGCCAGGACCGGCTCAGGTTGCCGGTAAGTCGGACGATCGTCAGTCCGCAGCCGCCCACTTCCGGTCACTTCACGAACGCACCCCTCAACATGGAGCGACTGTGGGCCGGCGATCTGCGACAGCTGCCCATCAACCAGCAGGCGCAGGCCCTCAATCTCACATCAGCTTCGCCGGGACCGCCGAACATTTACGGGACGCAGAACATTTACGGAGCACCGGCCGACGTGAAGCTGATGGGTCTCGGCGAAACGATGACGGCCGAGCAGCACGAGGGCGACGACGAAGAACAACCTATGATTTGTATGATATGTGAGGACAAGGCGACCGGGTTACATTACGGTATAATTACGTGCGAGGGTTGCAAAGGTTTTTTTAAGCGGACCGTCCAAAACCGGAGAGTGTATACGTGTGTCGCGGACGGGAACTGTGAGATTACTAAAGCGCAAAGGAACAGATGTCAGTACTGTCGGTTTAAGAAGTGCATCGAACAAGGGATGGTCCTCCAAG cgGTGCGCGAGGACCGGATGCCGGGAGGTCGCAACAGCGGCGCGGTGTACAACCTGTACAAGGTCAAGTACAAGAAGCACAAGAAGCCCTGCAAACAGCAGCAGCAAACCGCAGCTGCGGCTCAAAAGGCTGCGGCCGCCGCCGCCCTTGGTGGTGGCGGTGGTTCGGTCGCTGGTCCGCAGCAGCAACAGCTGAAGTCGGAACAGCAACAGTTCAAGGCGGAACAGCAGCAGCTTAAGGCCGAACAACAGCCGGCCGGGATACCACCCAACCTAGTCAACGGGACCATACTCAAGACGGCTCTCACCAATCCCAGTGAG GTTGTACGCCTGCGACAGCGGCTGGACAGCGCGGTGAGCAGTTCGCGGGACCGCAACTTCTCGATCGAATACTCCCTGTCGATGATAAAGACTTTGATAGACTGTGATGAGTTCCAAGATATCGCGACGCTGCAGAATCTGGACGACCTGCTGGACCACAACACGGACCTGAGCGAGAAGCTGTGCCACATCGGCGACTCGATTGTTTATAAGCTGGTGCAGTGGACGAAGAGGCTGCCCTTTTATCTCGAGCTGCCGGTCGAGGTGCACACCAGACTACTGACGCACAAGTGGCACGAGCTACTTGTGCTCACCACGTCCGCCTACCAGGCCATACACAAGGCCGCCGACACAATGCCGCCCACCACCGTCATCGACACCGATTTCAATCAGGAG GTGGAGGCGAACTTGTGCACGCTTCAGAGCTGCTTAACATCAATGATGGGCCGTGAAATTACAATAGAGCAACTGCGACAAGACGTAGGGTTAATGATTGAGAAAATTACGCATGTCACCATGATGTTTAGgcaaattaaattgacaatGGAAGAATACGTGTGCCTTAAAGTAATAACCATGCTAAATCAAG cAAAACCTGCCAGTAGTTCGGGTAATAGTGAATTGGAAAGTATACACGAGCGATACATGACGTGCCTCCGTGTTTATACACAACACATGTACCCTCAACAAACTACACGATTCCAAGACTTACTAGTTAGGTTACCAGag